A genome region from Cutaneotrichosporon cavernicola HIS019 DNA, chromosome: 5 includes the following:
- a CDS encoding uncharacterized protein (Protein of Unknown function (DUF1690)) has protein sequence MADKSQEQVVRAPEEGTSVEFSPSLLQRLMAPRAAAPSTDDLVRQRLAAESAALRQKEAEILGSISAALEKENLDRDKPGTSSEVLGNDIEAVREKIARMAQDKKNLETPELAAARAGVVACYKNKPEHALDCWREVDAFKVQVSKLEQAFVKSLH, from the exons ATGGCCGACAAGTCCCAGGAGCAGGTCGTGCGCGCCCCCGAGGAGGGGACTTCTGTTGAG ttctccccctccctccttcaACGCCTTATGgctcctcgcgccgctgcgccgTCGACCGACGACCTGGTCCGCCAGCGCCTGGCAGCCGAGAGCGCCGCGCTGCggcagaaggaggccgagatccTGGGCTCGATCAGCGCTgccctcgagaaggagaacctcgaccgcgacaAGCCCGGCACGTCGTCCGAGGTGCTGGGGAATGATATCGAGGCCGTCCGCGAGAAGATTGCTCGCATGGCCCAGGATAAGAAGAACCTCGAGACGCCcgagttggcggcggcgcgcgcggggGTTGTGGCTTGTTACAA gaaCAAGCCTGAGCACGCACTCGACTGCtggcgcgaggtcgacgcctTCAAGGTGCAGgtctccaagctcgagcaggCGTTTGTCAAGTCGCTCCACTAG
- a CDS encoding uncharacterized protein (39S mitochondrial ribosomal protein L46) — protein MFATSRSGPSRQVLRRGLATTTAAPPPITASVLLSRHALLTPTAKPLAQAYYEYQSKLRHALSNPVPTDFYFKPGSLALRRFLESQHVVDDKYYGAKVAGPKPELGEVQPEPPIEEKSRDHWEKEDAARGERSLERFPEEEVFCLVQSKGKWTFPSTSVQSGEGLDEAVTARVTGVKGQLNGNGMDTWLVTRKPVGLVRSGEERNFFLRSHILAGEPQPTKESGYSNWAWLTRGEVEERLRKQGDDKLWDSVKGMFGVGSQEE, from the exons ATGTTCGCTACGTCCAGATCAGGACCTTCCAGGCAAG TTCTCCGCAGGGGTCTtgcgacgacgaccgctgcccctccccccaTCACCGCCTCGGTCCTCCTGTCCCGGCATGCCCTcctgacgccgacggccaAGCCCCTCGCCCAGGCTTACTACGAGTATCAGTCCAAGCTGCGTCACGCATTGTCCAACCCCGTCCCAACCGACTTTTACTTCAAGCCTGGCTCGCTTGCGCTGCGGCGTTTCCTCGAGTCGCAGCACGTCGTGGATGACAAGTACTAcggcgccaaggtcgcAGGACCAAAGcccgagcttggcgaggtgcAGCCCGAGCCACCGATCGAGGAGAAGTCGCGAGACCActgggagaaggaggacgcagcgcgcggcgagcgttCCCTCGAGCGTTTCCCCGAAGAGGAGGTGTTCTGCCTCGTCCAGTCCAAGGGCAAGTGGACGTTCCCTAGCACGTCAGTGCAGAGTGGCGAGGgactcgacgaggccgtcaCTGCACGTGTTACGGGCGTCAAGGGGCAGCTTAACGGGAACGGCATGGACACTTGGCTCGTAACGCGCAAGCCCGTTGGCCTTGTgcgcagcggcgaggagagg aaCTTCTTCCTCCGCTCGCACATCCTCGCGGGCGAGCCGCAGCCGACGAAGGAGTCGGGCTACTCGAACTGGGCGTGGCTCACGcgtggcgaggtcgaggagcggctGCGGAAACagggcgacgacaagcTCTGGGACAGCGTCAAGGGCATGTTTGGCGTCGGCAGCCAGGAGGAGTAG
- a CDS encoding uncharacterized protein (Fungal specific transcription factor domain), protein MATEDDAIVENALQHLGSVAERLDHYVSPAEGQPPASPSYTSIGSKASGSPIMPRKRVKGHEGDSEGKKPKKTRQTQSCDACRARKVKCDRPPPGSAGVSHAPTKDVCTHCRQLGMACTFEYKPKKRGPPNMYLKRMQALNHKDERPMYSPTYGNGRREDEMLAGPGPGTLASQDALRVGRRDGDDWASLGRGFTAQDQRDLLLTGRGNGYSLSPSFLSPLDSPDDRALYPARNPPQPLRDPQATPAVNPIDAVLPRHILYGIIDVYFDYIYCLIPCVHKPSFMRDLDARREEQPDQEEFVALVFAIVETTLMQMPRLIVGMPKEDTLVLFEDANALVKQYLDREFTNLTVTRCIIYYLHTVAHNHLPNKMPNSINNGANFLLSLKLRLHEEAGYKDLNPIERELRKRIFWLQYGADKTLAALDMRISIFHEIDCGDVTLPSPLDDEYLTEQAYLEQPEGETPLLAGFYYISKLFRLLGQVLDKRKHDRVKPPQGLMLQMRINEIDTILHQVLTLMDNSPEALRLDMGGSPSARMQRVEERWDAHVNADISQLLRDPGRARHASKDTFLVQQANIYVTQQMVRYIILQYSEDLAALHDKELAQDEPPGSGTFSLPTRRPVFTETEKDTIVSDLLVILSKIPLEVIAINTVSLVAKVRYVASTLLDALQSEPPDPSDIPQLMRSSQRAARAQGYLWDFLRILTDIENLFNLADSSNFVGTMD, encoded by the exons ATGGCGacagaggacgacgccatcgtcgAGAACGCCCTCCAACACCTCGGCAGTGTAGCCGAGCGGCTCGATCATTATGTTTCCCCAGCCGAGGGTCAGCCGCCAGCGTCCCCCAGCTACACCTCCATCGGCTCCAAGGCATCTGGATCTCCCATAATGCCCAGGAAGCGCGTCAAAGGCCACGAGGGCGATAgcgagggcaagaagcCCAAGAAGACGCGCCAGACTC AATCTTGCGACG CATGTCGTGCACGCAA GGTCAAATGTGACAGGCCACCACCCGGCTCCGCAGGTGTCAGCCACGCGCCGACAAAGGATGTGTGCACCCACTGCCGCCAGCTGGGCATGGCTT GCACGTTCGAGtacaagcccaagaagcGGGGACCGCCCAACAT GTACCTCAAGCGCATGCAGGCGCTCAACCACAAGGACGAACGGCCCATGTACTCGCCAACGTACGGAAATGGGCGACGGGAAGACGAGATGTTGGCAGGTCCAGGGCCGGGAACACTCGCGAGCCAGGACGCACTGCGCGTTGGGAGACGCGACGGAGACGACTGGGCTAGTCTGGGGCGTGGGTTCACAGCCCAAGATCAacgcgacctcctcctcacagGACGAGGCAACGGGTACTCGCTGTCACCTAGCTTCCTATCACCGTTGGACTCGCCAGACGATCGCGCACTGTACCCAGCGCGGAATCCACCACAACCTCTTCGAGATCCACAGGCCACACCGGCTGTCAACCCCATCGACGCGGTTCTACCACGGCACATCCTGTACGGCATCATCGACGTGTATTTCGACTACATCTACTGCCTCATCCCATGCGTCCACAAGCCGTCATTTATGCGCGACCTAgacgcgcgccgcgaggagcagcCGGACCAGGAGGAGTTTGTCGCGCTAGTCTTTGCGATCGTGGAGACGACACTCATGCAGATGCCGCGCCTGATTGTCGGCATGCCAAAGGAAGACACGCTGGTGCTCTTTGAAGACGCGAACGCTCTCGTCAAGCAGtacctcgaccgcgagtTCACCAACCTTACCGTCACTCGCTGCATCATCTATTACCTCCACACAGTCGCGCACAACCACCTCCCAAACAAGATGCCCAACTCGATCAACAATGGCGCAAACTTCCTGCTCTCGTTGAAGCTGCGGTTACATGAGGAAGCAGGCTACAAGGACCTCAATCCCATCGAGCGGgagctgcgcaagcgcaTCTTCTGGCTCCAGTACGGCGCGGACAAGACGCTTGCCGCCTTGGATATGCGGATCTCAATATTCCATGAGATAGACTGTGGCGACGTCACCCTCCCTTCGCCTCTGGACGACGAATACCTCACTGAACAGGCCTATCTCGAACAgcccgagggcgagacgccCTTGCTCGCGGGGTTCTATTATATCTCCAAGCTGttccgcctcctcgggcAAGTGCTGGACAAGCGGAAGCACGACCGCGTCAAACCTCCCCAGGGCCTGATGTTGCAGATGCGCATCAACGAGATTGACACGATTCTTCACCAAGTCCTGACGCTCATGGACAACAGTCCAGAAGCGCTGCGCTTGGACATGGGGGGTTCCCCAAGCGCAAGAAtgcagcgcgtcgaggagcggtGGGACGCACACGTCAACGCCGACATTAGCCAACTTCTTCGCGATCCTGGCCGTGCTCGCCACGCAAGCAAGGACACGTTCCTCGTCCAGCAGGCCAACATCTACGTCACCCAACAGATGGTCCGTTACATCATCCTCCAGTATTCGGAGGATCTGGCTGCGCTGCATGAcaaggagctcgcgcaggacGAGCCACCGGGCAGCGGTACGTTTAGCCTGCCCACCCGCCGACCCGTATTCACCGAGACGGAGAAGGACACGATTGTCAGCGACTTGCTCGTTATTCTCTCCAAGATCCCACTCGAGGTTATTGCCATCAACACGGTCTCACTCGTCGCAAAAGTGCGCTACGTCGCTAGCACGCTGCTCGACGCACTGCAAAGTGAACCGCCTGATCCGAGTGACATCCCGCAGCTCATGCGTTCGTCGCAACGCGCAGCGCGTGCACAGGGATATCTGTGGGACTTTTTGCGCATCCTCACCGACATTGAGAACCTGTTCAATCTGGCAGACAGCTCAAACTTTGTAGGCACAATGGACTAG
- the PRE1 gene encoding uncharacterized protein (Proteasome subunit beta): protein MECSFGISGKDFVLLASDMSAGRSILQFKSDENKLKTLGPHLAMAYGGEPGDTNNFADFVERNVRLYHIRHNSALLPHAASAWIRRSLADALRSRRPYAVNLLLGGYDTTTDLPHLYWIDYLGTKAVVPYAAHGFGQLVALSTMDKWWTEGCDRHQGLEVLRKCINEVAIRLTVKFNFNCIIIDKNGVHQLDLSSDDPFAKIEAEEAAEAAKIAAEQPSASPTPAPAVAAAA, encoded by the exons ATGGAGTGTTCATTCGGCATCAGCG GCAAGGACTTTGTCCTCCTTGCGTCGGACATGTCGGCAGGCCGTTCGATCCTGCAGTTCAAGTCTGACGAGAACAAGCTCAAGACTCTGGGCCCGCACCTCGCCATGGCGTACGGTGGTGAGCCAGGCGACACGAACAACTTTGCCGACTTTGTCGAGCGCAACGTCCGCCTCTACCACATCCGGCACAACAGCGCGCTCCTCCCGCACGCTGCGAGCGCGTGGATCCgtcgctcgctcgccgacgccctccGCTCTCGCAGACCCTACGccgtcaacctcctcctcggcgggTACGACACGACCACCGACCTGCCCCACCTCTACTGGATCGACTACCTCGGTACCAAGGCTGTTGTGCCTTACGCCGCGCATGGGTTTGGACAGCTCGTTGCGCTGAGCACAATGGACAAGTGGTGGACTGAGGGGTGCGATCGCCACCAGGGGCTGGAAGTGCTGAGGAAGTGCATCAATGAGGTGGCTATTC GCTTGACCGTCAAGTTCAACTTCAACTGCATCATCATCGACAAGAACGGTGTGCACCAGCTCGACCTGTCGTCCGACGACCCGTTCGCCAagatcgaggccgaggaggcggccgaggcggccaagatTGCCGCCGAGCAGCCGTCGGCAAGCCCCACGCCGGcgcccgccgtcgccgcggcggcctAG
- the RRP6 gene encoding uncharacterized protein (3'-5' exonuclease), with the protein MAPKEETQANASGTYIPSEFAAFVETMTKALEAGTSHAAQFPDKSDLMFHRTLDRKFAKGLDASGERVLKLADSILQLTVDGQPKSNNATRIKPRRKLADEDDVVDSFQSTVVDHVDALLEDADTYIDDASGARKKAAIDVKPNAHVMKNLPGPARGGVLAHNLRMNHGIEKPQLLFSDPVDNSPDRPMWMPTLPEKLHAMVPMDFIAASDEDEPFVDDGTPSARARYQRRVKARQHPYYFETRHLPYPTSMFMEREPAMPKSFEDTPFEFVDTPERLAALTEVLLQAKEIAVDLEHHNTRSYYGFTCLMQISTREQDWVVDTLALRSELREHKLGGVMADPSVIKVFHGADSDIVWLQQDFDIYVVNLFDTFHAAKTLDFPKMSLGSLLELYCDFQADKKYQLADWRIRPLPKEMLFYARADTHFLLYVYDRLRNALIARSSRTPSPAVEGADGPDGASGTSTPKPNPQTGIRRVLDLSAETALRLYSRETYNAETGAGVLGWQNMARKLGKKDAIKQKPGYVLKRLHRWRDDLARELDESPHYVLPAHTVIHLAQSPPSRPEVLSRVLGKHAPNLLPRADEILGVIAAGVLDFHLALKDSPNEAQPVPCVEDIQPLPAGKHPILQKHSGSTRLSTAATEFKPATPQAPAPKRLKPHTTVDVWANLTGGKKPVAAKQKPVSALFGKTLQTTASPLPAATSTSASSSLFGHTLAPKTSSASTSRQQSPGFASVQSMIHSGLEKAPVEVSTIESAAFNQATEPETVAFVPAGERKIPKAEPTSTSASIGKGKGKAVTVTDDAVPTEAAPKAGPTVDSDGVVDVRKKNRRKDKVKAASLSAPESAEGSPAPVKKSKKKIKATDIPAFDYAAEGNLLDEPAPSSEFKASRKTKKKDKPKDKPKAKKEASSTSANRRPLSNHSEPKSGNKSGTFMS; encoded by the exons ATGGcgcccaaggaggagacCCAGGCCAATGCGTCGGGGACATACATACCGTCCGAGTTTGCGGCGTTCGTCGAGACGATGACAAAAGCGCTCGAGGCTGGGACTTCCCACGCCGCGCAGTTCCCAGACAAGTCGGACTTGATGTTCCACCGCACTCTGGACCGCAAGTTTGCCAAGGGACTCGACGCGTCTGGCGAGCGTGTTCTCAAGCTCGCTGATAGTATCCTTCAGCTCACCGTCGACGGTCAACCGAAATCCAACAACGCGACGCGCATCAAGCCTCGGCGCAAGCTGGctgatgaggacgacgtggtTGACAGCTTCCAGTCGACGGTCGTTGaccacgtcgacgccctACTCGAAGACGCGGACACGTacatcgacgacgccagcgGGGCGCGGAAGAAAGCGGCGATCGACGTCAAGCCCAACGCCCACGTGATGAAGAAC CTACCCGGTCCGGCCCGTGGCGGCGTGCTCGCCCACAACCTGCGCATGAACCATGGCATTGAGAAGCCTCAGCTCTTGTTTTCGGATCCCGTTGACAACTCACCCGATCGCCCGATGTGGATGCCGACTCTCCCGGAGAAGCTGCACGCCATGGTACCCATGGACTTCATCGCGGCAtctgacgaggacgagcctTTCGTCGACGACGGTACGCCCAGTGCGCGCGCCCGTTACCAGAGGCGCGTTAAGGCCCGTCAGCATCCGTATTACTTTGAGACTCGCCATCTCCCCTACCCGACCTCGATGTTCATGGAGCGCGAACCAGCCATGCCCAAGTCGTTCGAAGATACGCCCTTCGAGTTTGTCGACACGCCTGAACGCCTCGCGGCACTCACGGAGGTTCTTCTTCAAGCCAAGGAGATTGCAGTCGATCTTGAGCACCACAACACTCGCTCGTATTACGGTTTCACCTGCCTGATGCAGATTAGCACCCGCGAGCAGGACTGGGTTGTGGACACCCTTGCCTTACGTTCCGAGCTCCGAGAGCACAAGCTGGGTGGTGTCATGGCTGACCCCTCCGTCATCAAGGTGTTCCACGGCGCTGACTCGGACATTGTCTGGCTCCAGCAGGACTTTGACATCTACGTTGTCAACCTGTTCGACACTTTCCATGCCGCCAAGACGCTCGACTTCCCCAAAATGTcgctcggcagcctcctcgagctctaTTGCGACTTCCAGGCCGACAAAAAGTACCAACTGGCTGACTGGCGCATTCGCCCGTTGCCGAAAGAGATGCTGTTTTACGCGCGCGCCGATAcccacttcctcctctATGTCTACGACCGCCTCCGCAACGCGCTCAtcgcgcgctcgtcacGAACACCGTCGCCTGCGGTCGAGGGTGCAGACGGACCAGATGGGGCTAGCGGAACATCCACTCCCAAACCTAACCCCCAGACAGGCATccggcgcgtcctcgacctctctGCAGAGACTGCCCTCAGGCTCTATAGCCGAGAAACCTACAATGCAGAGACGGGCGCTGGAGTGCTTGGGTGGCAGAACATGGCGAGGAAGCtcggcaagaaggacgCGATCAAGCAGAAGCCTGGATACGTCTTGAAGCGCCTTCACCGCTGGCgtgacgacctcgcgcgtGAGCTTGATGAAAGCCCTCA CTATGTCCTCCCTGCCCACACCGTCATACATCTTGCTCAGTCGCCACCATCCCGGCCAGAGGTGCTGTCTCGTGTTCTCGGCAAGCACGCTCCCAACCTCCTGCCCCGTGCTGACGAGATCCTTGGCGTCATTGCGGCTGGTGTTCTGGATTTCCATCTCGCATTAAAGGACTCGCCCAACGAGGCCCAGCCTGTGCCTTGTGTCGAAGACATCCAGCCTCTGCCTGCAGGCAAGCACCCGATCCTGCAGAAGCACTCGGGTTCCACTCGTCTCTCGACGGCGGCTACCGAGTTCAAGCCCGCAACTCCACAAGCGCCTGCACCCAAGCGACTGAAGCCCCACACCACCGTCGACGTCTGGGCTAACCTCACGGGAGGCAAGAAGCCAGTTGCCGCGAAGCAGAAACCGGTGTCAGCTCTGTTCGGCAAGACGCTTCAGACGACGGCATCTCCGCTACCGGCTGCCACATCCACTTCAGCGTCGTCTTCGCTTTTTGGGCATACCCTCGCACCCAAGACATCCTCGGCGAGTACCAGCCGCCAACAGTCACCTGGGTTTGCCTCTGTGCAGTCTATGATCCATTCCGGTCTGGAAAAGGCACCGGTCGAGGTTTCCACAATCGAATCCGCGGCGTTCAACCAAGCTACTGAACCCGAAACGGTCGCGTTTGTGCCGGCGGGAGAACGGAAAATTCCCAAGGCCGAaccgacctccacctcggcttCCATTGGCAAAGGTAAGGGCAAGGCTGTAACAGTCACGGATGATGCTGTTCCCACAGAGGCAGCGCCAAAAGCTGGTCCTACTGTTGATTCGGACGGAGTAGTTGATGTGCGCAAGAAGAATCGCAggaaggacaaggtcaaggcggCGTCCTTGTCTGCCCCTGAATCAGCCGAGGGTTCCCCTGCACCTGTGAAGAAGTCGAAGAAGAAGATCAAGGCGACCGATATCCCTGCCTTTGATTACGCTGCCGAGGGCAACCTGCTGGACGAGCCAGCTCCATCGTCCGAGTTCAAGGCTTcgaggaagacgaagaagaaggacaagccCAAGGACAAGCCTAAGGCTAAGAAGGAGG CGtcatccacctcggctAATCGTCGGCCTCTTTCGAATCACAGCGAGCCAAAGAGCGGCAACAAGTCTGGCACATTTATGAGTTGA
- a CDS encoding uncharacterized protein (Protein of unknown function (DUF1674)), with protein sequence MHLHSLRTLVRPSTSFCGLTSLRGLTSLRGLTSLRGLSTSPPVRRDFNRPSPPHLPAAEQAEFERLQKAAEVAVPAGLEDASPDELIEAMGKEVHRDARVATPAFEGDTNPKTGEVGGPKRDPFQASNEDWAFGGRVTDF encoded by the exons aTGCATCTCCACTCGCTGCGCACTCTCGTGCGTCCGTCCACCTCTTTCTGCGGTctcacctccctccgcggcctcacctccctccgcggcctcacctccctccgcGGCCTTtccacctcgcctcctGTTCGGCGCGACTTCAACCGCCCCTCGCCTCCGCATCTCCCGGCAGCTGAACAGGCGGAATTTGAGCGTCTCCAAAAGGCCGCCGAAGTCGCCGTGCCCGCAGGTCTGGAAGATGCGTCGCCGGACGAGCTGATCGAGGCGATGGGCAAGGAAGTGCATCGCGATGCGCGGGTGGCGACCCCGGCGTTTGAGGGCGACACGAATCCCAagacgggcgaggtcggcggccCCAAGCGCGATCCGTTCCAGGCGAGTAATGAGGATTGGGCTTTTGGAGGGCGGGTTACG gacTTTTGA
- the BUD23 gene encoding uncharacterized protein (Methyltransferase involved in Williams-Beuren syndrome): MSRPEEIAPPQVFYGDVEAKKYTGNTRVQNIQAQMTDRALELLQLPPGESQFLLDIGCGSGLSGEILDEDGHVWVGVDIAPSMLEVAIEREVEGDLFLQDIGQGFGFRPGTFDGAISISVLQWLLNADSNTHSPPQRLTRFFTTLHSALKNPSRAVFQFYPNSDDQVQLITQCAQRAGFGGGIVVDYPNSRKARKMYLCLMVGQQEIPKGLDGDMEVDDGARRKSIQNERRRKREASRKKLKGTKGLTGKEWVLKKKDLYRTRGKEAVPRDSKYTARKRRVQF, from the exons ATGTCACGGCCCGAGGAGATCGCGCCGCCCCAAGTG ttcTACGGCGatgtcgaggccaagaaaTACACGGGCAA CACCCGCGTGCAGAACATTCAGGCGCAGATGACTGACCGTGCTCTGGAactcctccagctccctCCCGGAGAGTCGCAGTTCCTTCTCGACATTGGGTGCGGAAGCGGCCTGAGCGGCgagatcctcgacgaggatgggCACGTCTgggtcggcgtcgacattgCGCCGAGCATGTTGG AGGTGGCGattgagcgcgaggtcgagggcgacctcttcctccaggACATTGGGCAGGGCTTTGGTTTCCGCCCAGGAACCTTTGACGGCGCTATTTCGATCTCTGTGCTGCAGTGGCTGCTCAACGCCGACTCGAACACTCACTCGCCGCCTCAGCGTCTCACGCGCTTCTTCACCACCCTCCACTCGGCGCTCAAGAACCCGTCACGCGCAGTCTTCCAGTTCTACCCCAACTCGGATGACCAGGTGCAGCTCATCACGCAGTGCGCACAGCGGGCCGGTTTCGGTGGTGGTATTGTCGTTGACTACCCCAACTCAAGGAAGGCACGCAAGATGTACCTCTGCCTCATGGTGGGCCAGCAGGAGATCCCCAAgggcctcgacggcgacatgGAGGTGGACGACGGCGCCCGCCGCAAGTCGATCCAGAACGAGCGGCGCAGGAAGCGCGAGGCATCCCGCAAGAAGCTCAAGGGAACAAAGGGGCTCACTGGCAAGGAATGGGtgctcaagaagaaggatCTGTACCGCACCCGCGGCAAGGAAGC ggTACCGCGAGACTCCAAGTACACTGCACGCAAGCGTCGTGTGCAGTTCTGA
- the PET8 gene encoding uncharacterized protein (Belongs to the mitochondrial carrier (TC 2.A.29) family) translates to MEAHSPTFQRALLSGAASGLAVDLMFFPLDTVKTRIQSAKGFWASGGFRGVYSGVGSVGMGSAPGAAAFFVTYEELKKHVPHYLPNHTPGLNHMISASGGEFVSCLIRVPTEVVKSRTQTSAYGSSSSLTTAVNVLRHDGVRGFYRGFGITIAREIPFTSIQFPLYEWLKRTLSATYLDGKRPNSAEAAVCGSIAGGVAAALTTPLDVVKTRVMLEARGAGSERSPSVLSFPSRLIGIASAEGVGALFRGWVPRTIAIGAGGAVFLGIYDFCANFGRERAPEHDLA, encoded by the exons ATGGAGGCACACAGCCCGACATTCCAACGGGCGCTGTTG TCCGGTGCGGCCTCCGGGCTCGCGGTGGACCTCATGTTCTTCCCGCTCGACACGGTCAAGACACGTATCCAGAGCGCCAAGGGGTTCTGGGCCTCGGGTGGCTTCCGTGGCGTATACAGCGGTGTGGGGAGTGTTGGCATGGGTAGTGCTCCTGGTG CCGCGGCCTTCTTCGTAACCTACGAAGAACTGAAGAAACACGTCCCCCACTATCTTCCGAACCACACCCCAGGCCTAAACCACATGATCTCGGCCTCTGGTGGCGAGTTCGTATCTTGCCTAATCCGTGTACCTACCGAAGTCGTCAAGAGCCGAACCCAGACTTCCGCCTACGGCTCTAGCTCTTCCTTGACCACGGCCGTCAATGTGTTGAGACACGACGGCGTTCGCGGCTTCTACCGCGGTTTCGGAATCACCATCGCCCGCGAGATCCCCTTCACATCCATCCAGTTCCCGCTGTACGAGTGGCTCAAGCGGACCCTCTCCGCCACGTATTTGGATGGCAAGCGGCCAAACTCGGCCGAAGCTGCCGTTTGTGGATCTATTgctggcggcgtcgcggccgcccTCACAACCCCGCTGGATGTCGTCAAGACGCGGGTCATGCTGGAAGCGCGCGGGGCCGGGTCGGAACGCAGCCCTAGTGTTCTGAGCTTTCCCTCCCGCCTCATTGGGATTGCCAGTGCAGAGGGCGTGGGCGCACTGTTTAGGGGATGGGTGCCAAGGACGATTGCGATTGGGGCGGGAGGCGCAGTGTTTCTGGGTATTTACGACTTCTGCGCAAACTTTGGACGGGAAAGGGCGCCAGAACACGATCTCGCATAG
- a CDS encoding uncharacterized protein (Beta-lactamase superfamily domain): MLRMLRRAAIVIPLAWSGVWLGYYAYTDTLRRSHIRSRNKELGATLQNLQLGTDGPASEEEKAAIKKRFSSLQFAGRYWNPYVEWREQGAWEWAWWKVILSTINGKIFSFDGDLPEERPIPDLPVETPNFALLYGKEASVHMPVSTDDKGTENGHPQVNGYANGHVQANVHANGHANGHTNGHANGEAVPPAQAMRHRTHRGGADIDITDKFTITWMGQSTSYVTLDKLAILTDPALQDRTIPSTLAPQRIRPAPCTYEDLKRVDLVLVSHNHYDHLDPQAVVELGDSCEWVVPIGAGDFLRDLGVTRVTELDWWQESKHTLQRPGEQDRTYTITAVPVMHWSARSPADTNATLWSAFHVKSDTDKPRSFIHLGDTGYSPTLYEAVGRVLGPVDLAAIPIGSYEPRWHMHLQHTDPEGAVRIALNLGAKKSIGVHWGTWIMSDEAYNMPPIDLAKARNKLGVSEDTFSTVPVGQTVVVE; the protein is encoded by the exons ATGTTGCGGATgctgcggcgcgcggccatCGTCATCCCGCTCGCCTGGAGTGGTGTCTGGTTAGGATACTATG CATACACGGACACGCTTCGACGCTCGCACATCCGCTCGCGGAacaaggagctcggcgcgacTCTCCAGAACCTCCAGTTAGGGACAGACGGGCCagcgagcgaggaggagaaggcagCGATCAAGAAACGGTTCTCGAGTCTCCAGTTTGCAGGTCGGTACTGGAACCCCTATGTCGAGTGGCGAGAACAGGGTGCCTGG GAATGGGCTTGGTGGAAGGTCATCCTGTCGACTATTAATGGCAAGATTTTCTCCTTTGATGGCGACCTGCCTGAGGAGCGACCTATTCCGGACTTGCCCGTTGAGACTCCTAACTTTGCGCTGCTGTATGGCAAGGAGGCGAGCGTGCATATGCCTGTGTCGACCGATGATAAGGGAACGGAGAACGGCCACCCGCAGGTCAATGGGTATGCTAACGGGCATGTCCAGGCCAATGTACACGCCAATGGACACGCAAACGGGCATACCAACGGACACGCAAACGGCGAGGCTGTTCCCCCGGCACAGGCAATGCGCCACCGCACCCACCGCGGTGGCGCGGACATTGACATCACGGACAAGTTTACGATCACCTGG ATGGGTCAGTCGACGTCCTATGTCACACTGGACAAGCTCGCGATCCTCACCGACCCCGCACTACAGGACCGTACGATCCCGTCAACCCTGGCACCGCAACGTATCCGGCCCGCACCATGCACGTACGAGGACCTGAAGCGGGTCGACCTTGTGCTCGTCTCGCACAA CCACTACGATCACTTGGACCCTCAggcggtcgtcgagctcggcgactCGTGCGAATGGGTTGTCCCGATCGGTGCTGGCGACTTCCTCCGCGATCTGGGAGTTACGCGAGtgaccgagctcgactgGTGGCAGGAGAGCAAGCATACCCTCCAGCGGCCGGGGGAGCAGGACCGGACGTATACGATCACAGCTGTTCCGGTCATG CACTGGTCCGCCCGTTCGCCGGCAGACACGAACGCGACCCTCTGGTCTGCGTTCCACGTCAAGAGCGATACGGACAAGCCGAGATCTTTCATTCATCTCGGCGATACGGGATACTCGCCCACCCTTTACGAGGCGGTCGGCCGCGTCCTGGGCCctgtcgacctcgcggccaTCCCGATCGGGTCGTACGAGCCCCGCTGGCACATGCACCTCCAGCACACGGATCCCGAGGGGGCGGTACGTATTGCCCTAAACCTCGGGGCGAAGAAGAGCATCGGCGTGCACTGGGGAACGTGGATCATGTCGGACGAAGCTTACAACATGCCGCCGATTGACCTGGCCAAGGCTCGTAACAAGCTCGGGGTGAGCGAGGACACATTCAGTACCGTGCCAGTTGGGCAGACTGTCGTTGTCGAATAG